In Thermococcus profundus, the genomic stretch AGCCCGCTTAAGGCCTTTGAAGCGGTCTATCTCCACGAGGTTGGAGTTACACAGTCGATCTTCAAGCTCGTCGAGCTGGCGCAGGAAGAGAAGGACCACGCGACCAACCAGTTCCTCCAGTGGTTCGTTGAGGAGCAGGTTGAGGAGGAGGCCAGCACGAAGGCGATTGTTGACAAACTCAAAATCATCGGCGACAATCCTCAGGGCCTCTTCATGCTCGACAGGGAGCTCGGAGCCAGGGCACCAAAGCTGAGGGCATTGCTTACCCAGAGCGGAGAGTGATCCCTTTTCTTTTGATTTCAGTTCTTTGGCTGTATTGAAGTTCACGGTGTATCTCATGGAGGTAATCCTGACCGGCGGAACCGGCTTCATAGGCGGATTTCTGAGGGTCGAGCTCATCCAAATGGGACATGAGGTAGTGATCCCGACGAGGAGAGACATAGCCATCCCCGGTGTAAAAACTATCAGAGTTAATGGAGAGCCTGAAGAATACGGGAGGCTCGTTGAAGAGCTGAATCCAGATGCGGTAATAAACCTCCTCGGCGTTCTCAGAGGTGATTACCATAAAACCCATGTGGCCATCCCTAGGGAGATAGCCAGGGCTTGCAACTCATGCAGGTTAATCCATATGAGCGCCCTCGGTGCCGACGAGGACTCGGAAATCCCCTACTTCCGAACCAAAGCCCTCGGAGAGGAGGAAGTGAGAAAGGTTAAGAGCTACGCGATAGCTAGACCTTCCCTCGTCCTCGGGCCGGGTCAGAGGCTCTTCCACGATGCCCTTAAGTGGAGGGTCTTTCCAAATCTAAAAACCCCAGTCCAGCCAATAGACGTGAGGGATTTAGTGAAGATCATCGGGGAAATCCTCGAGAGGAATGAGAACCTTGAGGTGAACCTCTGCGGCGAAAAGGTGATAGCGCTGGGTGAACTCGTCAGCGAGGTCTTCTCGTCAGCTGGAAGGAGAGTGCTCATCCTTCCAGTTCCAGAGGGCCTTCTCCACCTCGCTGGGAAGTTCAGTCCAAGCGTTAAGATGGCCCTTAAGCCGAACACCTGCAAGCGAAACGATGCGCCTTCCTTTCTCAAACCTATCCCGCTCGAGGAGTCAATACGCTGGACGGCGGAGGGGTTGCGGTGAGGTACGACATAGCCAGCTACATCTACGAGCCGATAAACACGCTCCTCGAAGTCCCTACGGGGATACGGAAGGCGAGAAGGGAACTCATCAGGAGGGCCAGGGGTAAGGTTATTGAGCTGGGTGTTGGAACGGGCCTGAACCTTCCGTTCTATCCAGAAGGCGTTGAAGTCGTCGGGATAGATATCAGCGAGAAGATGCTCGAGAAGGCCAGGAAAAAGCGTTCGAAGGCGAAGGTTTCGCTTATGAAGGCCGATGCACGAAAGTTGCCCTTTCCGGATAACTCCTTTGACACTGCCGTTTCGACTTTCTTTCTCTGTGTTATCCCCGAGAAGGAGGTAGTTGTTAGGGAAATCCGGAGGGTTCTCAAGTCCGGCGGAGTTCTCCTTGCAATGGAGTGTTCTCCACCTGATAACCTCCTCTTCAGGGCGTTCCTAAATGGTCTCAGTGCGATAACGAGCAGAATAACTGGGACCAATTTCAGAACCGATATCGGGAAGCTCTTGGTGGAGAACGGGTTTTCAATAGCTAGGGAGAGAAAGCTCGCCAACGGGGCTGTAAGGGTTTTAACGGCCCTTTCTCAGAAGGAGGAGGAAGGCTATCCTGGGGAAGAACCAGCGGAGCTTCAACGTTGAGAACCCAGCGCTTTCAAATTCTCTCGCCAGCTCCTCCGGATGAGGAAACTTCCCTATGGACTCGACGAGATAGGTGTAGGCCTTTTTATTGCCCGTTATCAGCCCACCAACGAGAGGAACTACCCTCTCCGTGTAGAACCACGCGAGCTTTCCGAGAACAGAGGGATTCCGCGAAAATTCCAGAACAGCCAAGACTCCGCCTGGCTTTAAAACCCTGTAAAGCTCTTTAATGGCTCTTTTCCTGTCGGAAAAGTTCCTGACGCCGAAGGCAACTGTTATGAGATCAAAGCTCCCGTCGTCGAAGGGTATTTTCTCTGCGAATCCAGGAACGAGTTTCGCGAAGGGAACCTTCTTTTTGGCGACTTCAAGCATGTTCTCACTGCAGTCGAGGCCGTAGAAATCCCCACTGATGCCTTTCTCTCCGAGCTTCTTCCTGAGACAGCGGAGCATGTCCCCTGTTCCGCAGGCGACGTCAAGAACTTTGATTTTACCAGCCGGCGGGAGGGCCTTTAACGCCTCTTCGCAGGTTTTCCTCCTCCAGCAGCAGTCGAGGTCGAGGCTTATCAGCCTGTTGGCCAGGTCGTAACGACTGGCTATGCTGTTAAACAGCTCCCTTACCAAGCTCCTCCCTCCCGAGAACTTTCTTAACAAGAGCCGGCCTTCCCGAGAGGACGTAAACCCTGTCGGCAACCCTGAACAGTTCGTCCAGCTGGTGAGATACTATCAGGAAGGCATTTCCTCTTCCCTTCAGCTCCGAGATGAGAGCTAACAAAGCCTCGATCGAAGCCGTGTCGAGTCCCGTAAAGGGTTCATCGAGAACCGTAACGTCAGCGTCCATCAGGATGGCCCTTAAGATCGCCGCCTTCCTCCTGTTGCCGCCGCTCACTTCTTTTGGATAGAGGTCGAGATACCCTTTGAGACCGAGCCTCTCCGCCAGCTCCTCGGGCGAGCAGTCTCTCCCCCTAAACTTCAGCGGGAGGCAGAC encodes the following:
- a CDS encoding ferritin, translating into MLSERMLKALNEQLNKELFSAYFYIGIAAYFKDMGFDGFATWMEAQAEEELGHAMRFYDYIFDRGGKVELERIEKPKQTFESPLKAFEAVYLHEVGVTQSIFKLVELAQEEKDHATNQFLQWFVEEQVEEEASTKAIVDKLKIIGDNPQGLFMLDRELGARAPKLRALLTQSGE
- a CDS encoding NAD-dependent epimerase/dehydratase family protein; amino-acid sequence: MEVILTGGTGFIGGFLRVELIQMGHEVVIPTRRDIAIPGVKTIRVNGEPEEYGRLVEELNPDAVINLLGVLRGDYHKTHVAIPREIARACNSCRLIHMSALGADEDSEIPYFRTKALGEEEVRKVKSYAIARPSLVLGPGQRLFHDALKWRVFPNLKTPVQPIDVRDLVKIIGEILERNENLEVNLCGEKVIALGELVSEVFSSAGRRVLILPVPEGLLHLAGKFSPSVKMALKPNTCKRNDAPSFLKPIPLEESIRWTAEGLR
- a CDS encoding class I SAM-dependent methyltransferase, which codes for MRYDIASYIYEPINTLLEVPTGIRKARRELIRRARGKVIELGVGTGLNLPFYPEGVEVVGIDISEKMLEKARKKRSKAKVSLMKADARKLPFPDNSFDTAVSTFFLCVIPEKEVVVREIRRVLKSGGVLLAMECSPPDNLLFRAFLNGLSAITSRITGTNFRTDIGKLLVENGFSIARERKLANGAVRVLTALSQKEEEGYPGEEPAELQR
- the ubiE gene encoding bifunctional demethylmenaquinone methyltransferase/2-methoxy-6-polyprenyl-1,4-benzoquinol methylase UbiE, which gives rise to MVRELFNSIASRYDLANRLISLDLDCCWRRKTCEEALKALPPAGKIKVLDVACGTGDMLRCLRKKLGEKGISGDFYGLDCSENMLEVAKKKVPFAKLVPGFAEKIPFDDGSFDLITVAFGVRNFSDRKRAIKELYRVLKPGGVLAVLEFSRNPSVLGKLAWFYTERVVPLVGGLITGNKKAYTYLVESIGKFPHPEELAREFESAGFSTLKLRWFFPRIAFLLLLRKGR
- a CDS encoding ATP-binding cassette domain-containing protein, with protein sequence MGEALVLVKNLRKSFGELILSGISLEVKRGEVVGIVGPNGTGKSTLVKIIAGVEKPDSGEVILRGTLAVAYQEDYLLPWKRIRENVCLPLKFRGRDCSPEELAERLGLKGYLDLYPKEVSGGNRRKAAILRAILMDADVTVLDEPFTGLDTASIEALLALISELKGRGNAFLIVSHQLDELFRVADRVYVLSGRPALVKKVLGREELGKGAV